In Synechococcales cyanobacterium T60_A2020_003, the genomic stretch TCCCATGCATCCGCTGCGGCATCGGCATTGTAGCTGCCCCGGCGATCGCAGAAAAAGCCGTGATCGGCTCCGGGATAGCGCCAAATCTGGTGGGGAATGTGCGCCTCGGATAACGCTGCTTCGATCTGATCGACGTGTTCCACCGGGATGCTGGCATCGTCCATCCCAAAGAAAGCATGAAGAATGCCTTTGATCTGGGGCGTCCGGTGAATCGTTGGCGTTGCCTCCCCAGGGCACCAAGTGGGAATGCCAGCGCCATAAAACGATGCGGTCGCTTTAATATCCGGCAAGGTTGCCGCTAGATAGGCGACATGCCCCCCAAAGCAAAAGCCAATACAGCCGATCCCACCCTGAACATTGGGTTGCGCCTTTAGCCAATCGGCAGCGGCCTGGATGTCGTTCAGGAGTTCATCGGCCTTCGTTTGCTCTTTGTAGACACGTCCGATCGTGATGTCATCGGGGGTGTATCCGGTCTCGAAGCCAGGGGCAAGGCGTTGATACAAGGCTGGGGCGATCGCCACATATCCTAGACGGGCAAAACGTTCGGTGATATCTCGAATATGGGCATTCACCCCAAAAATTTCTTGCAGAACAATCACGCCTGGATAGGAGCCTGCGGCAACGGGGGCGGCAACATAAGCGTCAATCTGCTGCTGACCGCTGGTGAGTTGAACGGTTTGGGTTTGGATGGTGCTCATAGGATCGCTAAGTAGCCGGACATGATTAAATATAAAACCCCAACAGCCCTGCGCCGCCCGTTACGCTGCCCGCGCAGAGCAAAATCTGGTTTTTA encodes the following:
- a CDS encoding dienelactone hydrolase family protein, which produces MSTIQTQTVQLTSGQQQIDAYVAAPVAAGSYPGVIVLQEIFGVNAHIRDITERFARLGYVAIAPALYQRLAPGFETGYTPDDITIGRVYKEQTKADELLNDIQAAADWLKAQPNVQGGIGCIGFCFGGHVAYLAATLPDIKATASFYGAGIPTWCPGEATPTIHRTPQIKGILHAFFGMDDASIPVEHVDQIEAALSEAHIPHQIWRYPGADHGFFCDRRGSYNADAAADAWEKVKALFQAELR